A region of Falco peregrinus isolate bFalPer1 chromosome 13, bFalPer1.pri, whole genome shotgun sequence DNA encodes the following proteins:
- the LOC101923532 gene encoding transmembrane protein 182-like, with product MLQQKTKTLGTKWQQNYVQECPHSLRHFFHSRLGQWESSPAGERTPFYKPIARHSRSIVSLLRAPRHLRYRQCANVTARISGLPLCESCSVQRKQELKEPHVPEMQLPYCACEGTAKVLLPTCCPMKAGVAALAAGILGGTGILLFLVAFGTDYWLLATESCGVFEHGNSTLQTGQAETLTEVRKEILTFHHEGFFWRCWFFGEGHPETIWTFWYTSQAHPKFCMHGYLFPMPIALGPFPHPTYDTTAVYRGFWTAFIMLAVAAGLVGGLLLVCGVPFVSPRSYKVGGGFLLTSGGLFLLLIFLFVMWKEFVADFQKYILLERSEKCMDDIPVHVYYGWSFMFAAAGVPLVLLSGLLFYLVGRDILKSLE from the exons ATGCtccagcagaagacaaaaacaTTAGGAACCAAATGGCAACAGAATTATGTGCAGGAATGTCCTCATTCCCTGAGACACTTCTTCCACAGCAGGCTTGGGCAGTGGGAGAGCTCTCCAGCAGGAGAGAGAACACCTTTCTACAAGCCCATAGCAAGACACTCCAG GTCGATCGTATCACTTCTGAGAGCACCGAGGCATTTAAGATATCGCCAATGTGCTAATGTTACTGCTCGGATCTCGGGGCTTCCTTTGTGTGAAAGCTGCTCTGTTCAGAGgaagcaggagctgaaggagcCGCATGTTCCAGAAATGCAGCTTCCATACTGCGCTTGTGAGGGCACGGCTAAAG TTCTGCTGCCTACCTGCTGCCCGATGAAGGCTGGAGTGGCCGCCCTGGCAGCCGGCATCCTCGGTGGCACCGGCATCTTGCTCTTCCTCGTTGCTTTTGGGACAGACTACTGGCTTCTGGCGACGGAGTCCTGCGGGGTCTTTGAGCATGGGAATAGTACTCTGCAGACTGGGCAG gcTGAAACACTGACTGAGGTCAGGAAGGAGATCCTCACTTTCCATCATGAGGGCTTCTTCTGGCGGTGCTGGTTCTTCGGCGAGGGCCACCCAGAGACCATCTGGACCTTCTGGTACA CCAGCCAAGCACACCCCAAGTTCTGCATGCATGGCTACCTCTTTCCCATGCCCATCGCTCTTggacctttcccccaccctaCCTACGACACGACCGCAG TGTACAGAGGCTTCTGGACGGCGTTCATCATGCTGGCCGTCGCcgctgggctggtgggagggctgctgctggtgtgcgGCGTGCCCTTCGTCAGCCCCCGGTCCTACAAAGTGGGAGGCGGATTCCTCCTCACCTCGG GAGGTTTATTTCTCCTGCTCATATTTCTCTTCGTGATGTGGAAGGAGTTTGTCGctgattttcagaagtacaTCCTTCTGGAGAGGAGTGAGAAGTGCATGGACGACATACCCGTGCACGTGTACTACGGGTGGTCCTTCATGTTTGCCGCAGCGGGGGTACCCCTCGTTTTGCTGTCTGGACTCCTCTTCTACCTGGTCGGCAGAGACATTCTGAAGTCCCTGGAGTAA